The nucleotide window CCCGAGCTGGTGGTCGCGCGAGGACATCCTGAGGGTCCCGGAGATCCTCCGGGCGCTGCCGGAGAAGTCCGCCCCCGCCCCTCCGCCGCCGCGGGAGACCGTCGAAGGGGTGGTGAGCGCCCGCCTGGGCTCCGGGGCCGTGCTCGTCGATCTCTCGGGAGAAGAGCCGCGGGCGCTCCTGCTGCGGCGCAGGAAGCCTCCGGTGGGTCTCTGGGAGAACCCCGGCGGGGCGCTCGAGCCGGGGGAGGACTTCGTCGCCTGCGCCCGCCGCGAGCTCCACGAGGAGACCGGCATCCACGCCGAGCCCGAGCTGCCGTGGTGGGCGCGGGTCGAGCCCTGGCGCTCCCCGGACGATCCGGAACTCTACGCGGGGGTCGGGTTTCTGGCCCGTCATCCCGGCGGGGAGATCACCCCGGAGGCCGGCGCGCATGACGCCTGCCGCTGGGTCACCGAAGAGGAGTGGCGTTCTCTGCGCACCTGGTACACGGAGCGGGAGTCCGATGCGCTCTGGTGGGCCGTGCGGCACCTCCTGCGGGAGCGGGGATGAACGAGTTCGAGCTCATAGAGAGCATCGCCGCCCGGCTCGGCGCGCGGCCCGGGGAGGTCGAGGTCCCGCTCGGGGACGACTGCGCGGTGGTGCGTCTCGGGGGGATTCGCTGGGCGCTCGCCTCCGACATGCTCGTCTTCGGGCACCACTTCAAGGGGTGGGCCGCCCCGGAGGACGTCGGCTACAAGGCGGTCGCGGTCAACGTCTCGGACGTGGCGGCGATGGGCGGGGTGCCGCGCTTCATCCTCGTCTCCGGCGGGGCGCCGGACTCCGGGGTGGCGCTCGGCTGCATGGAGGGGGTGCTCGCCGCCTGCGAAAAGTTCGGGGTCTACCCTTTGGGCGGCGATACGACCGCGTCCGATGCGCTCACGGTGGACGTGGCGGTGGTGGGGGAGCTTCCGGATCCGCCGGTGTTGCGCTCCGGGGCGCGCCCCGGAGACCTGCTCGCGGTGACCGGGGAGCTCGGGGCCTCCGCGGCGGGGTTCCTCGCGCTCGAGGGCGGGAAGAGGGGGCCGGAGCGGCTCGTGCGGCGCCACCTCAGGCCAGAGCCACGGGTCGAAGCCGGCCGGCTCGCCTCCCGCCTGGGGGTACACGCGATGATAGACCTCTCCGACGGGCTCGCCTCCGACGTGCGGCACGTCTGCCGGAGGAGCGGGGTCGGGTGCCGGGTGGAGCTGGAGAGGCTCCCAGTCTCGGGGGACGTGCGCGAGCTGGCCGAATCGTTCGGGCGCGACCCGGAGGTTCTCGCTGCGACGGGGGGTGAGGATTACGAGCTTCTCATCGCCGCGCCGGAGCGGGTGCTGGAGGAACTCTCCTCCGCCTCGGAGGTGCCGGTGAGCGTGGTCGGGGAGGTCGTCGAGGAGGGGGTGAGCTTCATCAGGGGAGGGGAGGCCGTGGAGGGGCTCTCCGGGTGGGATCACTTCGGGTAGGATTGGATCTCTTCTTCGCGGGTAGAAGAGATGGTGTCCCTGCAGGCGAGGAGGAGACGGAAGATGCCCTACGAGAGGATCACGGACCTGCCCGAGAGCGTGAGGAGCAACCTCCCGAAGCACGCGCAGGAGATCTACAAGGAGGCGTTCAACTCGGCCGAGGAGCAATACGGCGAGGAGAGCCGGGCGCACCGGGTGGCCTGGAGCGCCGTGGAGCAGAAGTACGAGAAGAACGAGCGGGGAGAGTGGGTGGAGAAGGGCTAGCCCCTACACCGGCCAGCCCTCGAGCCGCCAGGCCGCATCCCAGAACATCCACTCGTAGCGGCTGGTCGTCACGAAGGCCTCTCTGACCGCCGCCAGCTGCTCCGGGCTCAGCCCCTCGCAGACG belongs to Rubrobacter naiadicus and includes:
- a CDS encoding NUDIX hydrolase, whose amino-acid sequence is MMVRANLAAGILPVRRDGRVLLLLRPATGTWEPPAGRLHPGETFEQGAMREVYEETGLLVAPQMMLATWVGTRADGEPLASVTYAGRVGEEEPRITPEHSGARWFTVEEWLDVPSWWSREDILRVPEILRALPEKSAPAPPPPRETVEGVVSARLGSGAVLVDLSGEEPRALLLRRRKPPVGLWENPGGALEPGEDFVACARRELHEETGIHAEPELPWWARVEPWRSPDDPELYAGVGFLARHPGGEITPEAGAHDACRWVTEEEWRSLRTWYTERESDALWWAVRHLLRERG
- a CDS encoding ChaB family protein, translated to MPYERITDLPESVRSNLPKHAQEIYKEAFNSAEEQYGEESRAHRVAWSAVEQKYEKNERGEWVEKG
- the thiL gene encoding thiamine-phosphate kinase; amino-acid sequence: MNEFELIESIAARLGARPGEVEVPLGDDCAVVRLGGIRWALASDMLVFGHHFKGWAAPEDVGYKAVAVNVSDVAAMGGVPRFILVSGGAPDSGVALGCMEGVLAACEKFGVYPLGGDTTASDALTVDVAVVGELPDPPVLRSGARPGDLLAVTGELGASAAGFLALEGGKRGPERLVRRHLRPEPRVEAGRLASRLGVHAMIDLSDGLASDVRHVCRRSGVGCRVELERLPVSGDVRELAESFGRDPEVLAATGGEDYELLIAAPERVLEELSSASEVPVSVVGEVVEEGVSFIRGGEAVEGLSGWDHFG